One window of the Pseudomonas sihuiensis genome contains the following:
- a CDS encoding methyl-accepting chemotaxis protein, producing MQVAFVRSPVACLFHALGLAALMLVYQQVQLPPYVSVFSFLLLALWPWLGPWQRRDDSSPAAQQAASTDFVELSRGLSRHTCHNALSAAKVAHAVKHLAGRLQSQLTAVQQVSQAAEAITHTEQDSAARAEQTLAAARHVRDASANGQAELNQAIERMQQLSAQTLASRELIDGLGSRTEQIEQVTQVIQSIASQTNLLALNAAIEAARAGEMGRGFAVVADEVRNLAARTASATEEVSQMVADIRQQSAAVVAHIQRQSVELEQAAQQIETAGSRLHGIADQAEEVEQQVAQISAGTADNHQRLASLSAASLQLQDDVQGSEGQTRQLADAAEQLVGQAETVSEQLAEVGLDDYHQRAYDLAREGAAAIAAQFEQDLQAGRIGLDDLFDRRYQPIAGTQPQKYRTRFDQYADQVLPALQEPLLKRHEGLVFAISTTPEGYVPTHNAAFNHPPSGDPAVDATKSRSKRLFNDRTGIRCGSHRQALLLQTYMRDTGELMHDLSVPIMVQGKHWGGLRLGYRPEP from the coding sequence ATGCAAGTTGCCTTTGTCCGTTCGCCTGTTGCCTGTCTTTTCCACGCCCTGGGGCTGGCTGCATTGATGCTGGTCTACCAGCAGGTGCAGCTACCGCCCTATGTCAGCGTGTTTTCTTTCCTGCTACTGGCACTGTGGCCCTGGCTGGGACCATGGCAGCGTCGCGACGACAGTTCGCCCGCCGCGCAGCAAGCCGCCAGCACGGACTTCGTCGAGCTCAGTCGCGGGCTGTCGCGCCACACCTGCCACAACGCGCTGTCCGCAGCCAAGGTGGCGCATGCGGTCAAGCATCTGGCCGGTCGCCTGCAATCTCAGCTGACGGCGGTGCAGCAGGTCAGCCAGGCCGCCGAGGCCATCACCCACACCGAGCAGGACAGCGCCGCTCGTGCCGAGCAGACCCTGGCTGCGGCCCGCCATGTGCGTGATGCCAGCGCCAACGGTCAGGCCGAACTCAACCAGGCCATCGAACGCATGCAGCAGCTCAGTGCGCAGACCCTGGCCAGTCGCGAGCTGATCGATGGTCTCGGTAGCCGTACCGAACAGATCGAGCAGGTCACCCAGGTGATCCAGTCCATCGCCAGCCAGACCAACCTGCTGGCGCTCAACGCGGCCATCGAGGCCGCCCGCGCCGGTGAGATGGGTCGTGGTTTTGCCGTGGTCGCCGACGAGGTGCGCAACCTTGCCGCGCGCACCGCCAGCGCCACCGAGGAAGTCAGCCAGATGGTCGCCGACATCCGCCAGCAGAGCGCGGCGGTGGTCGCTCATATCCAGCGCCAGAGCGTCGAGCTGGAACAGGCCGCGCAGCAGATCGAGACAGCCGGTAGCCGCCTGCACGGCATCGCTGACCAGGCCGAGGAGGTCGAGCAGCAGGTGGCGCAGATCAGCGCCGGCACGGCGGACAATCACCAGCGCCTGGCCAGCCTCTCGGCTGCCTCCCTGCAATTGCAGGACGATGTGCAAGGCAGCGAAGGGCAGACGCGGCAACTGGCCGACGCCGCTGAACAACTGGTCGGCCAGGCCGAGACCGTCAGCGAGCAGCTCGCCGAAGTGGGTCTGGATGATTACCACCAGCGTGCCTATGACCTGGCCCGTGAAGGCGCCGCTGCCATCGCGGCGCAGTTCGAGCAGGATCTGCAGGCCGGGCGCATCGGTCTCGACGATCTGTTCGACCGTCGCTACCAACCAATCGCCGGCACCCAGCCGCAGAAGTACCGCACGCGCTTCGATCAGTATGCCGACCAGGTGCTGCCGGCGTTGCAGGAGCCCTTGCTCAAGCGCCATGAAGGGTTGGTGTTCGCCATTTCCACTACCCCGGAAGGCTACGTGCCGACCCATAACGCCGCGTTCAACCACCCGCCCAGCGGTGACCCGGCGGTAGATGCAACGAAGAGCCGTAGCAAGCGCCTGTTCAACGACCGCACCGGCATCCGCTGCGGTAGCCACAGGCAGGCACTGCTGTTGCAGACCTATATGCGCGACACCGGCGAGCTGATGCACGACCTGTCGGTGCCGATCATGGTGCAGGGCAAGCATTGGGGCGGTTTGCGCCTGGGCTATCGGCCGGAGCCTTGA
- a CDS encoding glutamine synthetase family protein, with the protein MTTFAAVQEAHDFLASNPDIELIELFILDANGVPRGKLLHREELLALYETGRPLPSTMLGLTIQGEDVEDSGLVWEVGDIDCRAYPLAGSLVRLPWRQLPTAAVQVSMHPSEGLPATPADPRQLLLRVIEQLAADGYHPVMACELEFYLLDQKRDAQGRPQPALDADGGRPRQTQVYGLRELEQIEPFLRDLYMACKAQGIPARTAISEYAPGQVEITLEHGPALAAMDQAVRYKRLVKGVAHAHGMQACFMAKPFAEIAGTGMHMHVSLADAQGNNLFASIDPAGTPLLRHAVGGMLASLLDSLLLFCPNANSYRRFQANSYAPLAPTWGVDNRTVSLRVPGGPAKTRHVEHRICGADANPYLAAAAILAGIHRGIRERLDPGAPIEGNGYAQATEYLPTQWSAAIQALEQSEWAREAFGAEFLKVYVAVKRAEYRQFMGEVGEQDWRWYLSNA; encoded by the coding sequence ATGACGACTTTCGCAGCTGTACAGGAAGCCCATGATTTCCTGGCCAGCAATCCCGATATCGAACTGATCGAGCTGTTCATCCTCGACGCCAATGGCGTGCCGCGCGGCAAACTGCTGCACCGCGAGGAACTGCTCGCGCTCTATGAAACGGGGCGACCGCTGCCGAGCACCATGCTCGGGCTGACCATCCAGGGTGAGGACGTCGAGGACTCCGGCCTGGTCTGGGAGGTGGGCGATATCGACTGCCGCGCCTACCCGCTGGCCGGTAGCCTGGTGCGCCTGCCCTGGCGGCAGTTGCCCACTGCTGCCGTGCAGGTGTCGATGCACCCCAGCGAAGGCCTGCCGGCTACGCCAGCCGACCCGCGTCAGTTGTTGCTACGGGTGATCGAGCAGCTTGCAGCCGATGGCTATCATCCGGTGATGGCCTGCGAGCTGGAGTTCTACCTGCTCGACCAGAAGCGCGACGCCCAGGGCCGCCCGCAGCCGGCGCTGGACGCCGATGGCGGCCGCCCACGGCAGACCCAGGTCTACGGCCTGCGCGAGCTGGAACAGATCGAGCCGTTCCTGCGTGATCTCTATATGGCCTGCAAGGCGCAGGGCATCCCGGCGCGTACGGCGATTTCCGAGTACGCCCCCGGCCAGGTGGAAATCACCCTGGAGCATGGCCCGGCGCTGGCGGCCATGGATCAGGCGGTGCGTTACAAGCGTCTGGTCAAGGGGGTGGCCCATGCCCACGGCATGCAGGCCTGCTTCATGGCCAAGCCGTTCGCCGAGATTGCCGGCACCGGCATGCACATGCACGTCAGCCTGGCCGATGCGCAGGGCAACAACCTGTTTGCCAGCATTGATCCCGCCGGCACGCCGCTGCTGCGTCACGCCGTTGGCGGCATGCTCGCCAGCCTGCTCGACTCGCTGCTGCTGTTCTGCCCCAACGCCAACTCCTACCGGCGCTTCCAGGCCAACAGTTACGCGCCGCTGGCGCCAACCTGGGGTGTGGACAACCGCACCGTCAGCCTGCGCGTGCCGGGTGGCCCGGCCAAGACCCGCCACGTCGAACACCGTATCTGTGGCGCCGACGCCAACCCTTACCTTGCCGCTGCGGCGATTCTGGCCGGCATTCACCGGGGCATTCGTGAACGTCTCGATCCCGGCGCACCGATCGAAGGTAATGGATACGCCCAGGCCACCGAGTACCTGCCGACCCAGTGGTCGGCAGCGATCCAGGCGCTGGAGCAGTCCGAGTGGGCACGCGAAGCTTTCGGCGCGGAATTTCTCAAGGTGTATGTGGCCGTCAAGCGCGCCGAGTATCGCCAGTTCATGGGCGAGGTTGGCGAGCAGGACTGGCGCTGGTATCTGAGCAACGCCTGA
- a CDS encoding fatty acid desaturase, which translates to MSPSPASLNDQQRAAYIREQVMAQGNALRQRYPILQHQDALGAGILAFALLGMLGSAALYIGGYLAWWACLLLNAFFASLTHELEHDLIHSMYFRKRPLPHNLMMALVWLARPSTINPWVRRHLHLNHHKVSGSEADMEERAITNGEPWGIARLLMVGDNMMSSLIRWLRAKNPEHRRLILTRTLKVYAPLGLLNWATWYLFLGFHLLDWASAALGAPIAWSAGTLNLMEVVNVAVVVLVGPNVLRTFCLHFVSSNMHYYGDVEPGNVIQQTQVLNPWWLWPLQAFCFNFGSSHAIHHFVVKEPFYVRQLTVPFAHRVMREMGVRFNDFGTFARANRWTRRQKTGEERAQTA; encoded by the coding sequence ATGTCGCCCTCTCCCGCAAGCCTTAATGACCAGCAACGCGCCGCTTATATCCGTGAACAGGTGATGGCCCAGGGCAACGCCCTGCGCCAACGCTACCCGATCCTGCAACATCAGGACGCGCTCGGCGCCGGTATTCTCGCGTTCGCACTGCTCGGCATGCTCGGCTCGGCGGCGTTGTACATCGGTGGCTACCTGGCCTGGTGGGCGTGTCTGCTGCTCAACGCCTTCTTCGCCTCGCTGACTCACGAGCTGGAGCACGACCTGATCCACTCGATGTACTTCCGCAAACGGCCGCTGCCGCACAATCTGATGATGGCGCTGGTCTGGCTGGCGCGGCCGAGCACCATCAACCCCTGGGTACGCCGCCATCTGCATCTCAATCATCACAAGGTGTCCGGTAGCGAAGCCGACATGGAAGAGCGCGCCATCACCAACGGCGAGCCCTGGGGCATCGCGCGCCTGCTGATGGTCGGTGACAACATGATGAGTTCGTTGATTCGCTGGCTGCGGGCGAAGAACCCCGAACACCGCCGGCTGATCCTCACGCGCACGCTGAAGGTCTACGCGCCGCTGGGGCTGCTCAACTGGGCGACCTGGTACCTGTTCCTCGGTTTCCATCTGCTGGATTGGGCCAGTGCTGCGCTTGGTGCTCCGATCGCCTGGTCGGCCGGCACCCTGAACCTGATGGAGGTGGTGAACGTCGCCGTGGTGGTGCTGGTCGGGCCCAACGTGCTGCGTACCTTCTGTCTGCACTTCGTCAGCTCCAACATGCACTACTACGGTGACGTCGAACCAGGCAACGTGATCCAGCAGACCCAGGTGCTCAACCCCTGGTGGCTGTGGCCGCTGCAGGCGTTCTGCTTCAACTTCGGCAGTAGTCATGCGATCCACCATTTCGTGGTCAAGGAGCCGTTCTATGTCCGCCAGCTGACCGTGCCTTTCGCCCACCGAGTGATGCGCGAGATGGGCGTGCGCTTCAACGACTTCGGTACCTTCGCCCGTGCAAATCGCTGGACGCGCCGTCAAAAGACGGGCGAGGAGCGCGCGCAGACTGCCTGA
- a CDS encoding AraC family transcriptional regulator, whose amino-acid sequence MTAEPTTLASWTRALRKQLDALGLDSAALCREAGLDPAVLDDPNARCPLSVTTRLWQLAVAASGDPALGLKTSQFVSPTTFHALGYALIASSSLREMFERIVRYHRVVSDALQLELRQLEDVYEFRFRVPPGSPAPAPEALDAFAAIYVRSCRNRLNREFSPLLVQLQRPQPTDPAPWQAVFRAPLQFDADESLLRFPRAAFEQRLDDGNPELAEHNETVLRRSLEQLQAASCSERVRNCLEAQLPDGEPSAERIAQALHLSLRSLQRHLAEEGTSYEALLGETRHALALRHMRDPRCSISEIAYLLGFSDSSSFGRAFKRWTGQTPSQYRDGCNNA is encoded by the coding sequence ATGACCGCCGAACCCACCACCCTGGCCAGCTGGACCCGCGCCCTGCGCAAGCAGCTCGATGCCCTCGGCCTGGACAGCGCTGCGCTGTGCCGCGAGGCGGGGCTCGACCCGGCAGTGCTCGACGACCCCAACGCGCGCTGCCCGCTGTCGGTCACCACGCGCCTGTGGCAGTTGGCGGTGGCCGCCAGTGGTGACCCGGCGCTGGGCCTGAAGACTTCGCAGTTCGTCAGCCCGACCACCTTCCATGCCCTGGGCTATGCGTTGATCGCCAGCAGCAGCCTGCGCGAGATGTTCGAGCGCATCGTGCGTTATCACCGGGTGGTCAGCGATGCGCTGCAGCTGGAGTTACGCCAGCTGGAAGACGTCTACGAATTTCGTTTTCGCGTACCGCCAGGCAGCCCTGCGCCTGCACCTGAAGCGCTGGACGCCTTTGCCGCGATCTACGTGCGCAGCTGTCGCAATCGCCTGAACCGGGAGTTTTCGCCGCTGCTGGTGCAATTGCAGCGCCCGCAGCCAACCGACCCGGCCCCCTGGCAGGCGGTATTTCGCGCACCGCTGCAGTTCGATGCCGACGAAAGCCTGCTGCGCTTTCCCCGCGCCGCGTTCGAACAACGGCTGGACGACGGCAATCCGGAGCTGGCCGAACACAACGAGACGGTGCTCAGGCGCAGCCTGGAGCAACTGCAGGCAGCCAGCTGCAGCGAGCGGGTGCGCAATTGCCTGGAGGCACAACTGCCTGATGGCGAGCCCTCCGCCGAGCGTATCGCCCAGGCTCTGCATCTGAGCCTGCGCAGCCTGCAGCGTCACCTGGCCGAGGAGGGCACCAGCTACGAGGCGCTGCTCGGCGAGACGCGCCACGCCCTGGCGTTGCGGCACATGCGCGACCCACGCTGTTCGATCAGCGAAATTGCCTACCTGCTCGGCTTCAGCGACAGCAGCAGCTTCGGCCGAGCCTTCAAACGCTGGACCGGCCAGACGCCGAGCCAATACCGCGACGGATGCAACAACGCATGA
- a CDS encoding FAD-dependent oxidoreductase, translating into MTQYDLILAGAGHAHLGVLRRWALVERPPGRIGLLSPGPEAWYAGMLPGLISGRFSPADCRVELQPLCRAAKVELIEGEIASLDADARILQLADGRSLQSEWLSLNVGAGMAIPPQQGEGMQVLAARPIERMLEGWQQWQAEPRRMAILGGGAGGVELALALAGKVPALALFCGGTLLDGLGPGLRLRALGHLRQRGVQVREHCPIGRIEDDWLLSGDEPVWRGRRLLLASGARPWPWLTASQLASDAAGFIAIRPTLQCESHAQIFAVGDSASLDGMRRSGRFAVRQAPVLSANLQAALQGRPLRQYRAQWQSLALLATGDGGALLGWHDWSAGGQLYGHCKDWLDRRFVKRHRMVG; encoded by the coding sequence ATGACCCAGTACGACCTGATCCTGGCCGGGGCCGGCCATGCCCACCTTGGTGTGTTGCGCCGCTGGGCGCTGGTGGAGCGTCCGCCAGGTCGTATCGGCCTGCTCAGCCCCGGGCCGGAAGCCTGGTACGCCGGTATGTTGCCGGGGTTGATCAGTGGCCGTTTCAGCCCGGCAGACTGCCGCGTGGAGTTGCAGCCGCTGTGCCGCGCGGCCAAGGTCGAGCTGATCGAGGGCGAGATCGCGTCGCTCGATGCCGATGCGCGCATCCTGCAACTTGCGGATGGCCGTAGCCTGCAGAGTGAGTGGCTGTCGCTCAACGTCGGTGCCGGCATGGCCATTCCACCGCAGCAGGGCGAAGGGATGCAGGTGTTGGCCGCCAGGCCCATCGAACGGATGCTCGAAGGCTGGCAGCAATGGCAGGCCGAGCCACGGCGCATGGCGATTCTCGGTGGCGGGGCCGGTGGTGTGGAACTGGCCCTGGCGCTGGCCGGCAAGGTACCGGCGCTGGCGCTGTTCTGCGGCGGAACCCTGCTCGACGGGTTGGGGCCGGGGCTGCGCTTGCGCGCACTGGGGCATCTGCGTCAGCGCGGCGTGCAGGTGCGCGAGCATTGCCCGATCGGCCGTATCGAGGATGACTGGCTGCTCAGTGGTGACGAGCCGGTATGGCGCGGGCGGCGCCTGCTGCTGGCCAGCGGTGCACGTCCCTGGCCGTGGCTGACGGCGAGCCAACTGGCCAGCGACGCCGCCGGATTCATCGCCATTCGTCCGACCCTGCAGTGCGAGTCCCATGCGCAGATCTTCGCTGTCGGCGACAGCGCCAGCCTCGACGGCATGCGCCGCAGCGGGCGTTTCGCCGTGCGTCAGGCGCCAGTACTCAGCGCCAATCTGCAGGCCGCGCTGCAGGGGCGCCCGCTGCGCCAGTATCGGGCGCAATGGCAGAGCCTGGCCCTGCTCGCCACCGGCGATGGCGGGGCGCTGCTCGGCTGGCACGACTGGAGCGCGGGCGGGCAGCTGTACGGGCACTGCAAGGACTGGCTGGACCGGCGCTTCGTCAAGCGCCATCGCATGGTGGGGTAG
- a CDS encoding NAD(P)/FAD-dependent oxidoreductase yields MIKQPAKPAAERAPSYYSASLNFESDYPTLQGSVTVDVAIIGGGFTGIATAVELAERGLKVAVVETNKVGWGASGRNGGQVTGSLSGDEAMRKQMRNTLGDEVDDFIWHLRWRGHEIIKNRVAKYGIDCDLKHGHLHTAMKASHMDELKATYDEALRRGMGDDVTLLDAAGVRAHLGSELYCGAIRNTRNMHLHPLNLCIGEARAAESLGALIFEHSEVLEIVHGKRPAVVTTGGRIEAKQVLLAGDVYHKLERRKLKGLIFPAMGGIVTTAPLGELAKEINPQDLAVYDCRFVLDYYRLTADGRLLFGGGCNYSGRDSRDIAGELRPCIERTFPQLKGVQIDFQWSCAMGIVMNRIPQLGKLSSNVWYCQGYSGHGIATTHIMGEIMAKAITGDLEQYDTFAACKHIKVPLGDQLGNPMLAAGMWYYQMLEKMR; encoded by the coding sequence ATGATCAAGCAACCCGCCAAACCTGCCGCCGAGCGCGCACCCTCCTATTACTCGGCCTCGCTCAACTTCGAGAGCGACTACCCGACACTGCAGGGCAGTGTCACCGTCGACGTGGCCATCATCGGTGGCGGTTTCACCGGCATCGCCACGGCAGTGGAGCTGGCCGAGCGCGGCCTCAAGGTGGCCGTGGTGGAAACCAACAAGGTCGGCTGGGGCGCCAGCGGGCGCAACGGCGGCCAGGTCACCGGCAGCCTGTCCGGCGACGAGGCCATGCGCAAGCAGATGCGCAACACGCTGGGCGATGAAGTGGACGACTTCATCTGGCACCTGCGCTGGCGCGGCCACGAGATCATCAAGAACCGCGTGGCCAAGTACGGCATCGACTGCGACCTCAAGCACGGCCACCTGCATACGGCAATGAAAGCCAGCCATATGGACGAGCTCAAGGCCACCTACGATGAAGCGCTGCGCCGTGGCATGGGCGATGATGTGACCCTGCTCGACGCCGCCGGCGTACGTGCGCACCTGGGCAGCGAGCTTTACTGCGGGGCGATCAGGAACACCCGCAACATGCACCTGCACCCGCTCAACCTGTGCATCGGCGAGGCCAGGGCCGCCGAGAGCCTGGGCGCGCTGATCTTCGAGCATTCCGAGGTGCTGGAGATCGTCCACGGCAAGCGTCCGGCGGTGGTTACCACGGGCGGGCGCATCGAGGCCAAGCAAGTGCTGCTGGCCGGTGACGTCTACCACAAGCTGGAGCGGCGCAAGCTCAAGGGTCTGATCTTTCCGGCCATGGGCGGCATCGTCACCACCGCGCCGCTGGGCGAGCTGGCGAAAGAAATCAACCCGCAGGACCTGGCGGTATACGACTGCCGCTTCGTGCTCGACTACTACCGCCTCACCGCCGACGGTCGCCTGCTATTTGGCGGCGGCTGCAACTACTCCGGGCGTGATTCGCGCGATATCGCCGGTGAACTGCGGCCGTGCATCGAGCGCACCTTCCCGCAACTCAAGGGCGTGCAGATCGACTTCCAGTGGAGCTGCGCCATGGGCATCGTGATGAACCGCATCCCGCAGCTGGGCAAGCTGTCGTCCAACGTCTGGTATTGCCAGGGCTACTCCGGCCATGGCATCGCCACCACCCACATCATGGGTGAGATCATGGCCAAGGCCATCACCGGCGATCTGGAGCAGTACGACACCTTCGCCGCCTGCAAGCACATCAAGGTGCCGCTCGGCGACCAGCTCGGCAACCCGATGCTGGCGGCCGGCATGTGGTACTACCAGATGCTTGAGAAGATGCGTTGA
- a CDS encoding EAL domain-containing protein produces the protein MLRPLRSLILLLCLACVVPAWAASALPLLKLSAADLAAPVSIEHSLLLEDPSGQLSASEVLQRIAQEGRQVQGTARIGYTRSAWWLAVQLQTPPAERLQLIIGQTFLDDLEVWLFDGEQSLGPLYSGAKRPFAERGEPYPQFLLNLPRLDDGPHSLLLRVQSHSAINLPLQVVGAEQGQQLIAYSWLQSGLLIGALLALALFYLVKFSTLREAQLAYFSLTSLCVALYNTSLYNIAGLLWPQWTLLPKLLINLPTAGMMIFSSLFIASALGLHLGRLRWLRDALFAATLLVSIGGVFVDHPHAYQTLNLLTLATGLYQLLLMILGVYQRRPYAPGYMLCWSAALVLMLLVPLSRAGLIPLPAGFYALYAYLPTLSMLLFGALLDKQLERVRRVLLSSQAQAIDNLEQYQALFRHSGEGIFRCDHDGRLLEANPSLARLLGSDTPAVQLVGLPLQRLLGETQWRELLQQLDTEAGTVACECQLYDLKQRPLWVYLSLHLRPQRDRIEGIVVDLSERRALEERLQQLAAHDALTGLLNRRELERLLSETLGGNAKRRFSHLLHLSLDRFKQVNDLCGHSAGDQLLRQLATQLAHQLPRHAELARVGGDEFAVLLREVDDEAALKQAEALRRAVEQFVFTWQGRPFRLHTSIGLLALGSGVRDWETALTWASSASQLAKHQGRNRVCQFNPEDGALLEHQRQLQWITRLREACERGHFELFYQPVQALQSATTGLHYEVLLRYRDPQSGEWISPAQFLDAAARYDFLGAIDRWVVQHLCAWLAANPRHLAQLAQVNVNLSANSLLDSDFHRLLQNELQHHGLPPGKFCIEVTEMVALGELGVSAQWIEELRSKGLKVALDDFGSGFASYAYLRHLPLDILKIDGSFISGIENDPINQAMVGSMRQIAGQLSLLTVAEFVETQASLDCLRRLGIDYAQGYFVGRPQPLRQLADDTRRHDTQEA, from the coding sequence ATGCTTCGACCGCTTCGCTCACTGATCTTGCTGCTTTGCCTGGCCTGCGTCGTGCCGGCTTGGGCGGCCAGTGCGTTGCCGTTACTCAAGCTCAGCGCTGCCGATCTGGCCGCGCCAGTGAGCATCGAGCACAGCCTGCTGCTGGAAGACCCCAGCGGCCAGCTGAGCGCCAGCGAGGTACTGCAGCGCATCGCGCAAGAGGGTCGGCAGGTTCAGGGCACCGCTCGCATCGGCTATACACGTAGCGCCTGGTGGCTCGCCGTGCAATTGCAGACACCGCCAGCCGAACGCCTGCAACTGATCATCGGCCAGACCTTCCTCGATGATCTGGAGGTCTGGCTGTTCGATGGCGAGCAGTCGCTCGGCCCGCTGTACAGCGGCGCAAAACGTCCATTCGCCGAACGTGGCGAGCCCTATCCACAGTTTCTGCTCAACCTGCCACGCCTGGACGATGGCCCGCACAGCCTGCTGCTGCGCGTGCAGAGTCATTCGGCGATCAACCTGCCGCTGCAGGTGGTCGGCGCCGAACAAGGCCAACAACTGATCGCCTACAGCTGGCTACAGAGCGGCCTGCTGATCGGCGCCCTGCTCGCCCTGGCACTGTTCTATCTGGTCAAGTTCAGCACCCTGCGCGAAGCGCAACTGGCCTACTTCAGCCTCACCTCGTTGTGCGTGGCGCTGTACAACACCAGCCTGTACAACATTGCCGGCCTGCTCTGGCCGCAGTGGACCCTGCTGCCCAAATTGCTGATCAATCTACCCACCGCCGGGATGATGATCTTCAGCTCGCTGTTCATCGCCAGCGCTCTGGGTCTGCACCTGGGCCGTCTGCGCTGGCTGCGCGATGCCCTGTTCGCGGCCACCCTGCTGGTCAGCATCGGCGGCGTCTTCGTCGACCATCCCCACGCCTACCAGACCCTCAACCTGCTGACGCTGGCCACCGGGCTGTATCAGTTGCTGCTGATGATCCTCGGCGTCTATCAGCGCCGCCCCTACGCCCCCGGATACATGCTGTGCTGGAGCGCCGCACTGGTGCTGATGTTGCTGGTGCCGCTGAGCCGCGCCGGGCTGATTCCGCTGCCCGCCGGTTTCTATGCGCTGTACGCCTACCTGCCGACACTGAGCATGCTGCTGTTCGGCGCCCTGCTCGACAAGCAGCTGGAGCGCGTGCGCCGCGTGCTGCTGAGCAGCCAGGCGCAGGCCATCGACAACCTGGAACAGTACCAGGCGCTGTTTCGCCACAGCGGCGAGGGCATCTTCCGCTGTGACCACGACGGCAGGCTGCTGGAAGCCAACCCGAGCCTGGCGCGCCTGCTCGGCAGCGATACACCGGCCGTGCAGTTGGTCGGATTGCCGCTACAGCGACTGCTCGGTGAAACCCAGTGGCGCGAGCTGCTGCAGCAACTCGACACCGAGGCCGGCACGGTCGCCTGCGAATGCCAGTTGTACGACCTGAAACAGCGTCCACTGTGGGTCTACCTGTCGCTGCATCTGCGCCCTCAGCGAGACCGCATCGAAGGCATAGTGGTCGATCTCAGCGAACGCCGCGCGCTCGAGGAGCGCCTGCAACAGCTGGCCGCGCATGACGCGCTGACCGGCCTGCTCAACCGCCGCGAACTGGAAAGGCTGCTCTCGGAAACCCTGGGCGGCAACGCCAAGCGCCGCTTCAGCCATCTGCTGCACCTGAGCCTGGACCGCTTCAAGCAGGTCAACGACCTCTGTGGCCACTCCGCCGGTGACCAGTTGCTCAGGCAACTGGCAACCCAGCTCGCGCACCAGTTGCCGCGCCATGCCGAGCTGGCCCGCGTCGGCGGTGACGAGTTCGCCGTGCTGCTGCGCGAAGTCGATGACGAGGCCGCCCTCAAGCAGGCCGAGGCCTTGCGCCGGGCGGTCGAGCAGTTCGTTTTCACCTGGCAGGGGCGCCCCTTTCGTCTCCACACCAGCATCGGCCTGCTCGCCCTCGGCTCTGGCGTGCGCGACTGGGAGACCGCACTGACCTGGGCCAGCAGCGCCAGCCAGTTGGCCAAGCACCAGGGCCGCAACCGCGTGTGCCAGTTCAACCCGGAAGATGGCGCGCTGCTCGAACATCAACGCCAGTTGCAGTGGATCACCCGCCTGCGCGAAGCCTGCGAACGCGGTCATTTCGAGCTGTTCTACCAACCGGTACAAGCGCTGCAGAGTGCCACCACCGGCCTGCACTACGAAGTTCTGCTGCGCTACCGCGATCCGCAGAGTGGCGAGTGGATCAGCCCGGCGCAATTTCTCGATGCAGCGGCGCGTTATGACTTTCTCGGCGCCATCGACCGCTGGGTCGTCCAGCATCTGTGCGCCTGGCTGGCCGCCAACCCACGGCACCTGGCGCAGCTGGCTCAGGTCAACGTCAACCTCAGCGCCAACTCTCTGCTCGATTCCGACTTCCACCGTTTGCTGCAGAATGAGCTGCAGCACCACGGCCTACCGCCCGGAAAATTCTGCATCGAAGTGACGGAAATGGTCGCCCTGGGTGAGCTGGGCGTCTCCGCCCAGTGGATCGAGGAACTACGCAGCAAGGGGCTGAAAGTCGCCCTGGACGACTTCGGCAGCGGCTTCGCCTCCTACGCTTATCTGCGTCACCTGCCGCTGGATATCCTCAAGATCGATGGCAGCTTTATCAGCGGCATCGAGAACGACCCGATCAACCAGGCCATGGTCGGCTCGATGCGACAGATTGCCGGGCAATTGAGCCTGCTCACCGTCGCCGAATTCGTCGAGACCCAGGCCAGCCTGGACTGCCTGCGCCGCCTGGGCATCGACTATGCCCAGGGCTACTTCGTTGGCCGCCCGCAGCCCTTGCGGCAACTGGCCGACGACACGCGTCGCCATGACACTCAGGAAGCCTGA